The sequence below is a genomic window from Lycium ferocissimum isolate CSIRO_LF1 chromosome 9, AGI_CSIRO_Lferr_CH_V1, whole genome shotgun sequence.
GATTGAGAATTTTCAGCTCGCTGGGGTGCCTATTTCATAAAAGCTGTAGCAAAGATACTTCTAAAGAGTCATCGACGAAATTTGGTTCATCTTGTTGCTTgtgttggataattttttttttttttgcgagcgGGAGCTTAgggcaccgggctgcccttctATATATTTGCTTCAATAATATTTATCATATGAGATTTCTtaaatttccttctttttaaaaatgattcACATTGCTATGTCATATTGTTTGTACAACCAAGGGTCATTAGGATGCCTTAGAGTCATTGATATGTGGGTCTTATAAGCCTATGCtgcatttctttcatttttgatGCTATCACTGCATCAGAACATTTCTGTAACACTTGCTAGAAGCATATAACTATCTTTTTTCATAAAGGCAAAAGATAATATATCAAATAAAGTTTTCCTTGGAACATCTGATTGGATTctgttaagaatatgtaaatatGACAAGGGTGTATACcatgtaaatatggaaagatCTACAATTCCTATTAGTAATTAGGAAGATATGCCAAGAGTGGGTTTCTGTTTAGGATGTGATGCCAAAGTGAAAATACAGACACCAATAAGTGCTAAAGTTTATTGTATTTATTGCAGTCGCACAAGGATTTTGATGATGCTAGGGTGAACGCATTTGTCTGTGATCCAACAGTGGATGACCTGATCCCACATATTTCTCCTTCATCAGTGGATGTTGTTACCATGGTACTCAACCAAAGTTTTCTTCTATAATTTGTGGGCTATGCCATTTGCATTGACAAACTGCATAATAAATCATGTTGACCTGTAATCTCATTTGCATAAAGCATGccttgttcttgaatgtttGTTTTTGTTCCAAATTTAGTTAGACTGTGCAGCATATTTTTTGAAACTGAGACTCTGCAGCATATTTTTACTTGAACAAATAAGCTGACTTGTTAAGCAGATATTTGTTCTATCTGCAGTATCCCCTGAGAAGATGCCTCTGATGTTACAAAACATCAGAAAAGTTCTGAAGGTCAGATACAGGTTCTTAATTTCGTTGGTTGCACTGTTTGATTTCATTATTCTGACTCTTATACCTTTTTTGGTTCCCAGAAAGATGGCTGTGTCTTATTTCGTGACTATGCAACTGGTGACCTTGCTCAGGTTTAAACTTCACCATATAGTATCCTATCTATTTCTTCACCATATTGCATGAACTTGTTATTTTTGTAATAGACTTAGTGAAAATATAGCATATTTGGGAATGATGTATACTTAAGCTAAGGTTTGTATTACCAGGAAAGGCTTACCTCCAAAGAACAAAAGATCAGTGATAACTTCTATGTCCGGGGTGATGGGACTGTAAGTTCTACTGTTACAAATTGATATTTCTCATAAAATGAGACTTATATTGTTGATGAGCATCTTATAGCAGCTTATTTCTGTCAACAGCGGGCTTTCTACTTTTCTGATGAGTTTTTAGTGAATCTCTTCAATGAAAATGGTTTCGATGCTGAGGAGCACATCTTGTGTTTCAAGCAAGTGGAAAATCGGTCAAGGGAGTTGGTGATGAATAGGTATAGATCAATACTTTTTATTTGTTACTTCCTCCATTCTGTCGTACGTGACCGTATTTGATTGGATACAGAATTAGATGTTAGTTTGACTTACATATACATTAGTGATATTGAAAGAGAATATCAAATTGTTGAAAAGTTATAGTTTGAATTACAAAATATCACTTCAAAGTTTAGAACTTGAATAGGTTAACtagtttgaaattttgaaagttGTGGCAGTTGTATAAAATTGAGATGATGTCAAACATTTTTAATGTCTCAAAATGGAAAGATTGTCATATAAATTGATACAAAAAATATCGCATCGATGTctaaattttaatatataaatgaatttgaacGGTTATAACACTAGCAATGTTATATGAGAGAATGTTGCGCCGCAAAAGTATAACACATCTACAAGAGTGTCGCTAAAATGCAGATGCTAATATGGATGTGCGGTCATACAAGAATAGACAACATTAAAAATTACTtcctccgttccaatttatgtgatatagtttgactagacacggagtttaagaaagaaatgaagactagacacggagtttaagaaagaaatgaagaaacttttgaaacttgtggtctaaaacaagccatatatatttgtgtggctgcAAATCATGTCGAGTAAAAggggaagtttcaagttaattatttctaaatatagaattgtattattctttttgggacagactaaaaaggaaagtgtataaattaggacagagggagtaccaCATTCTTTAGAAGGTGCAAGTAACACACATTGAGGATAAAATTACAGAAGGCTGCTGGAGATGATTTGGTCATTGTCTTGCGTTGACCTATAGGTGCACTGGTCCATAGGTGTGAAACCATGGTTAGTAAAGGTGTTAAAAAGGGGATGAGATAGACGTGAAAGAGTTGGTTTTTTGTTATGTGATAGAAAAACTCACGTgttggatgattttctattcCTTGGAGCCAAAGAATGCTCAATTACTTAGAGCCAAAGGATCCTTGGAGCCATAGGATGCATTGCGTGGAGCCAAAGAATGCTAAGATGTGGAGGAGAATTGAAGAGCTCATGTAGCACACTTGGAGCCCAAGTCATTTTATGCCTATAAAATGAGAGGCAATTCTTCTTTGTTTAGCATCccaaaaaattcataaatcCTTTGTAGTGAGTAGAGAGTTGAGAGAGCAATTCTCTTAGATGTAATTGGGATCTCTCCTCTTTctttgttaataatataaagGCAACTGTTCTTTGGTGGACGTAGGATCATTTTGATGCGAACCACGTTAAatcttgtgttctttcttttacgTTTCCGCTAACAAGATGTAACATCACATGGAAGACAGTTGTCTTGATAGACGTATAATCTCTTAGAATCCATGCAAACTTTGCAAAAGATAAGACACAATGGAAGAAAAAAGATTTATATAGGAGATACCAATTAATTGAGAATATTTCTTAGACATTATTAAGGATCAtaggcctaactcaaccccgaAAGCCAGTTTAAAGGCTGCTGTAGATGATTTGGTCATTGTCTTGCGTTGACTTCTAGGTGCACTGGTCCATAGATGTGAAACCATGGTTATTAAAGGTGTTAAAAAGGGGATGAGATAGACGTAACATCACATAGAAGACAATTGTCTTGAAGGACGTATCATCTCTTAGAATCTATGCAAACTTAGCAAAGATAACACACAATGGAAGAAAAAAGACTTATATAGGAGATACCAATTAATTGATATAAAGGAtatcaaccccaaaagctagctaaAAGGGTGAGGATTGCCCAAGACCATATAAAGAGATCAGTTTCTCCTCATCCCACGGGTGCGGGACTTACACCCCCGTCATGCCCAAGGCTAGACATCTAGAGCGTGGACAATTTAATATGGGGGTCCAACATGTGTAAACCATGAATGTGGATGGGCCTGACTCTGATATCATGTTATGGACCTTGGGTTGGCCTAACTCAACCCTAAAAGCTAGCTCAAGAGGTGAGGATCGCCGAAGACCATATAAAGAGACCAATTTCTCCTCATCCCACCGATGTGGGACTCGGTGGGACTCAACAAACATGTTAGTATGTTTTATATTAGGTCATAGGCTTTTTAGGAGTCTTTTAGCACTATTGGATATTTTTATACTAGTAGaagtggaattagtcgaggtgcgcgcaagTTGGCCAGGACACCAAGTTGTATAGTGTTGGCCTGTAATGAATTTAAATGGAGAAATATAGTCTGTGAGGATTCATAGAGCCGACCCAACTAGTTTGGGACTGAAGCATACTAGCATAGTTgtttgttattaatgaatttgaaagtttgAATATTATGAAAGTCGTAGAAAAATAAGATGGTGTCAAATTTTCtgcaacatcccaaaataacaAGAATGTCAATTGAACTGAGGAAGTGTTGTCTATATACTCAGGTAGATTTGTATGCTTTTATTATACCTGTGGTGTTTTCTGTTTATGAGCTCTAGGTAGACTGGCCATGCAAATATTGGACATTTGAGAGTTTTTCATCTTATTGCTTAGCTTTTATGTAACAATGGTTCCACATTTGGTTTGACGTTCTGAGAACTTCAGTTTCCCATTTGAATTAACATCAGCATAAGTACTGGAAGTAACACTTATAGCAAGCTGAATATCTTATTATATTTGCACGTTTGGCTTGATTAGTATCCTAATGTTATACTTTATCCTACGTAAAGTTTCTTTGATCATTATCTACCCAATTGCAAACCGCACGCCAGTTGGCCCTTAGAGATTCCTTGGTTAAAAGAAAGTTTCTTCGGCTATGGCATATTATGTTGGACAGAACCTTTGATTCTCTTAAATGGTGAAAGATATGTAAAATAGTTGACTAGGTTGTGCCTTGTCAGGGCACTTGTTGATGGCTAATACTTGATCATCTTGAGCTACATAAATTGTGGAGGTTCTCTTCCTAACTTATTGAAAGTGATGGTTCTCTTCCTGGGTATGGCCTCATTTAAACCTAAATCAATTTCTTAACCAAGTTAAAATGGATTCATAATGTGAAGGAACAAGCTTGAAGAATCCTTATTTAGATCGGTCAATCCCTAACTTTGCTGGACATGTAAATGTTGGAGTCCTACATCGGCCAAGGGATGAGGGATTTGGTCTCCTCATATGGCTTGGTCAATCCTCACCtcttgagctagcttttggggttgagttagtcTCAAGATCCATTTCTTGATAGTAAAGAAATCTCTAAGCCGTGTATTGGCCCTTATAGCAATCCATAGTTATCCTTTGTTCCACCCTTCTCTACCTGCCCAGTAGCCATTGTTCAACTCTTGCTTATTCAAGTAAATTGCTTTTTCCTTTGTGTTCAATTTCTCCAATTGAGGTTTATTccaatttcaaagatttcagACTTCTTCCGAGGGTTTTCCTTTTCCCCTCCGACCTTCGTCTCAAGTATTTTGGATTTTTCCCCATGAGCTGAGAGGCAACACGTAGGGGAACTGTGGAGGTCTTCCTTATAATGGGAACTTGATATTGCACAAAGGCAACATGGCTCTTTCAGTGCTTAAATTTATTGGGTTTGTGGCGTTGGTTCAACTCCTACCGTGGTAGGATATTGAAATACTTTAACAGATCAGAGGTTTGTCGCTGAAGTTGTAGAAAAATTACTCTAGCGTTTTGGAATAGACAAGGAAAGGGTGTTTGCACGAAGAAGCAAAGACATCTGTGATTTGGACAATAGTTTGGACAAGACCAAATTTCCCTGGACAGGGTGCATAATGCACTTAAAGGGTTCATGAGAAAGCATATGATCCAAACTCATGGGAGCTGACAGAAAAAGAGTTAATTGGTGTTGCTCTGAATTTTACGAAGTAGGTCATAAGATAGACGAGGAGTAATATCTAGTTATTTACATGCATTATACTCGCAGCTGAATTTGATCTTCTTTTGAACACACTAGAAACTAACTTTTCTTACTACGATTATTATTAATTAGGCAATTAGAATGCAAAAGCTGGAAAACCAAAATATTGAACAAAGTGCTTATCACTCAAACTCGGGTCTGGGTGATGTAGAGGTGACAGATTGGAGAACAAATGCACTAACAGGTGATTCAAAATTCCTAAAACTGTTATTTGTTGGAGCCTAACTTCATTAGGCCACACACTATTAAGGATCTTAAGGATCATTACTAATGCTATCTTGTACTATTGGGGTTTCCCTCTAACATCTCATAGACagtttttgatgtatttttggTTTATTAGATAAAGACATACTTTAGTGCTGTGGTTTCAGGCGCTGGGTTCAAGCTGTATTCCGCGTTTGTAGTGGAATATCTGGAGGGAAAACTGAAAGCAAGGTGAAATTCCTTGGTAAGAATAATGATCAGCctgaaatacaaaaaattatcCTTGAAGACTCTGCAAATGAGACAGAAGTTGACATCTCCGAGGGGATGGCTCTTGAAATGTTTGGTATTTCATCTCCTACAGAGGAGGTACGAATTTTCATTCACAAGAAGTAGAAATTGTTAGGATAATAACAGAGTTAATATTTCCAGAAGGCAACTTGACTAGCATTTATGGTTTTATACATAAGCACTTACATTATAGTTGAGCAATCTTACCTATGTTATACATGTAGTACTCATTCATTGATCCAGGTGTGGCATGTACATCCTTTTTAGTATCAAATGAAATAATGTTCACGTTGTatctcatcatatttacttTTGGGCCTGATCCGAGTTTATAAATCCAGGTTCCTGATTAAATAGTAATTTCCGTATATTCAAAGATTGATACTTCTAGTCAAGTTGAACCAAGGACAGCAGTTGTCAATTTGCCTCCATAATGGGTAGTATATTCTAATATGAACCAGGTGGTTAGTCGTAATTGATTCAGAAATATAAAGTTGGGGTCACTCGGATCCCCCATAAAAGCTTGTATAAAGTAACTTCTAAATGTTTCAAAATTTTGTCCGCCAATCACTGACTTAAATACTTCTTTGTCAACAAGATTCTTGATGTCACTGCCAGAGACTATTCTTTCGAGATAAAGGTCCTCTCAAAAGAGTATCAGCATACCTGCAAATCAACTGGATTAATGTTATGGGAATCGGCTCGGCTTATGGCTTCCGTGCTTGCTGCTGACCAGACCATTGTTTCAGGGAGAAGTGTTTTAGAGCTGGGTTGTGGATGTGCTGGCATTTGCTCCATGGTTGCTGCTACATCTGCTAACCTTGTGGTTGCCACTGACGGAGACACAAAAGCACTTGATCTATTAAACCAGAATCTCGCTTTGAATCTCCAACCACCAACTCTAATAACAAAAAAGCTTGAGTGGGGAAATAGAGATGATGTAGAGTCCATCAAGAGGCTAAATGACAGAGGTTTCGATGTCATAATAGGCACAGATGTTACTTATGTTGCTGAGGCAATCTCTCCTTTGTTTGCGACTGCAAAAGAGCTGATACGATCTGGCAGTGGCGATAAGGAGGATAGTACACCAGCTCTAATCCTTTGTCATGTCTTTCGCAGAGTTGATGAACCATCTATACTTTCAGCAGCGTCTGAATTTGGTTTCAGGTTGGTGGATAGGTGGCCTAATGCACTAACCTCAACTACCACATTTCAGAACATAATCCAAAGTTGGTTCTTCGAAAGCAGACTTGAAACTTGTGTTCCCACCACTGCACTGAATATCCTCTATTTCCACAAGTTGTAGGTTTAAATCTTGGAGGAATTTTGTTATCTTCATCCAGGGAAAGGGGAAATGGCAGGTTATGAGTTCTTCGGTTCTGGTTCTTGGAGCTGCCTAGCATTCTTGCCACTCATAGTATTTAACCCTTCAAGGCTTCAAGTATTGAAACTGTGCTTCGTGTTGGCGCCTTCCTATATATGCAAATTGATTTGAATATAGCTAAATATGCTATTATTGTCGTTTGGAAGTTGAAGTTCTTATAGAAACCATTCTACTCTTCGGATGCATGCTTTCCCTTGTCCCAGAATTTTACAAGATTCAGGAAGTTTTAGTTGTCCAAAATGAGCCTTGTATACCTAATAGTGGTGAGTTATATGAGACTCTGAGCCTTGTATACCTAATAGTGGTGAGTTATATGAGACTCTTGAATGCATGTTTTCTCGTCTCGTATATTTGCCAAGATTCAGGAACCTTTTCATCGACCAAAATGAGCATTTATACTTTATATTGGTTTGTTATGATGCTGAAATATGGTGTACGGATCTTTTTTTTCCACAGGTATTAGCTGTTAGTACAGTTGCATGCTTGGCAAGAGcccttttttgttgttgttattattgttattattattattattactctgtttcaatttatgtgaatctaatttctttttagtccgtgccaaaatgaatgacctctttcctaatttgtactcaatatttattttgaaccataagtttcaaaagtcttcactctttcttaaatgtcgtgtccaatcaaatgagttcacataaattgaaacggagggagtattactttTGGTTTTTCCTACTCAAATCTAAGAGTGGTATGGTCTAATATAGACGCGGCAAATTTTGTCTTTTTAAGAATATTTGCGATGAACAAATAAACACAGGTTTTTTTCCACGGAATAAATACAGAAGTTCTGGCTCAAGAATATGACATTGTGAGATCATAATTCATTTATGGGATCAAATCACGTCATGCATGAAGAGAAAAAGTTTAGGAAAATTTATTTCCCATAGCTACCTCTAAGAGGTATATTGATAATAACTACTATTTAATTTGTTTATATTTCGTAGCTatagtgattttttaatttacatatcgtagttatatcaaatacataaaGTTATTCCACTACATTAAGGTTTTCCCTCGCCTCtctctcctttctctctcttttcatcCCAATACTCCTCTTTATCATCCTCTCTCTCCTTCGAAACCCTAGCCCCcaaatcagaaaaccctaatTTCCACTCACTCTCTTCTCTCTACCTCAATATTCACCAGGGCTAAGAAGAGAAAAACTAAAGCTTCCGAATTTACATAGCAAGAAGTAGAAGTACCACAAGACATTAAACAAGAACCTGATGTTGAATAAGAAGAATACGGAAATGATGTCGTAGAAGAAGAAATAGTACATGAAGAAGACGAAGAAAAACCAGATCCCGAAGACGAGAACCGTAAAGCGATGGCGGATCCGTCGAGTCACTGACAGAAATTCTTCCACCAGCGAGCAAATCTTTGAGGGATTGGATTTGAGGCTTGTATTCGTTTTTGAGGAGTGGAGACAATCTCAAATTGAGTAAATACACCTGCTCGTCATTCTCCTTCTTGTATCTTAGATCTAAGTATATTTAAGTGTATTCCatggcttcttctccttcttgtatcTTAGATCTGAGTGTATTCGTCATTTTTAGGGTGTAAATATAAGTTTAATGTATTTGGCTGATTGTATTTTTGAGCAAACTAGATGGTTTGACTGTAtgtgttgtttgaatgatctatatacatatgtttgtatacgATTTTTCCGAGTAAATATAGTGTATCTGAAATTTTATATCtgaatttttcttatttgtACACAAGTTTACCCGTCATTGTTTGATACACCTGAATACACTCTATAGCGGCGAAATACTAGCCAGCGACAGCTCAAACACATTAAAATATAGTCGAATACATTCAACCTTTGCGACATCTGGCGGCGACCTTGCTGATCGAAGctcgaatacattcaaatacagccAAAATAAAAGGAtacatcaatatataaatacgCTTGAATACACAGCTCCTTCGTGTATTTAAAAAACTGGAATACAGTCAttttatttaaagaaattaagattgcatatattcaaatacattcaaatacacgcGACATCAAATAAGGTTGGATATAACTGAACGGTGTATTCAAATACAATAAATTGCCCTAAACTAGCCACGAAATGTAAATATCATaaaatgtactccctccgtcccaaaaagattgtcctattttgacttggcacaatgtttaagaaataaaggaagacttttaaaatgtgtggtccaaaacaagccttagatatttgtgtggctgtaaatcatctcataaagttaaattgtttctaattatagaaagtGGACAATCTTTTagggacaaactaaaaaggaaaggaggacaatctttttaggacagagggagtagctACGGATTGTAAACACTCTTAAAAGGTAGTGGTTTATGTAAGTTGCCCAATTTTAGGACCTTGCTGATCGAAGctcgaatacattcaaatacagccaaaacaaaaggatacatcaatatataaatacg
It includes:
- the LOC132029607 gene encoding uncharacterized protein LOC132029607, producing the protein MEEKKQPAASKIQIYPTSTGQISPFWKDKYERDAKKYWDIFYKRHQDKFFKDRHYLDKEWGQYFSGTDGKKVILEVGCGAGNTIFPLLATIPNIFVHACDFSPRAVNLVKSHKDFDDARVNAFVCDPTVDDLIPHISPSSVDVVTMIFVLSAVSPEKMPLMLQNIRKVLKKDGCVLFRDYATGDLAQERLTSKEQKISDNFYVRGDGTRAFYFSDEFLVNLFNENGFDAEEHILCFKQVENRSRELVMNRRWVQAVFRVCSGISGGKTESKVKFLGKNNDQPEIQKIILEDSANETEVDISEGMALEMFGISSPTEEILDVTARDYSFEIKVLSKEYQHTCKSTGLMLWESARLMASVLAADQTIVSGRSVLELGCGCAGICSMVAATSANLVVATDGDTKALDLLNQNLALNLQPPTLITKKLEWGNRDDVESIKRLNDRGFDVIIGTDVTYVAEAISPLFATAKELIRSGSGDKEDSTPALILCHVFRRVDEPSILSAASEFGFRLVDRWPNALTSTTTFQNIIQSWFFESRLETCVPTTALNILYFHKL